The proteins below come from a single Drosophila suzukii chromosome X, CBGP_Dsuzu_IsoJpt1.0, whole genome shotgun sequence genomic window:
- the GlcAT-I gene encoding galactosylgalactosylxylosylprotein 3-beta-glucuronosyltransferase I produces MSEVRIRPRQVLILIIVFLVVLMMVHRNGKRTCQGPEYLQAMYVQADTLPTIYAVTPTYPRPAQKAELTRLSHLFMLLPHLHWIIVEDTNATTSLVRNLLERAGLEKRSTQLNTKTPPEFKLKGKDPNWIKPRGVEQRNLALAWLRGHVDVDRHSIVFFMDDDNSYSTELFAEMSKIERGRVGVWPVGLVGGLMVERPLLTEDGTKVTGFNAAWRPERPFPLDMAAFAISMDLFIRNPQAMFSYEVQRGYQESEILRHLTTRDQLQPLANGCRDVLVWHTRTEKTKLTAEEALLKKGKRSDGGMEV; encoded by the exons ATGTCGGAGGTCCGCATTCGGCCGCGCCAGGTCCTCATCCTGATCATCGTCTTCCTGGTGGTGCTGATGATGGTCCACAGGAACGGCAAGCGCACCTGCCAGGGTCCGGAGTACCTGCAGGCCATGTACGTCCAGGCGGACACGCTGCCCACGATCTACGCCGTCACGCCCACATATCCACGGCCCGCCCAGAAGGCCGAGCTAACCAG ACTATCACACCTGTTCATGCTGCTGCCGCACCTGCACTGGATCATTGTGGAGGACACGAATGCCACCACCTCGCTGGTGAGGAACCTGCTGGAAAGGGCCGGCCTGGAGAAGCGTTCCACGCAGCTGAACACCAAGACGCCGCCGGAATTCAAGCTGAAGGGCAAGGACCCCAACTGGATAAAGCCGCGCGGCGTGGAGCAGAGAAATCTGGCCTTGGCCTGGCTGAGGGGCCACGTGGACGTCGACCGGCATTCGATAGTGTTCTTCATGGACGACGACAACTCCTATTCCACAGAACTCTTCGCCGAGATGAGCAAAATCGAAAGGGGACGCGTGGGCGTCTGGCCGGTGGGCTTGGTCGGCGGCCTGATGGTTGAGCGACCCCTGCTCACCGAGGATGGCACCAAGGTGACCGGTTTCAATGCCGCCTGGCGACCAGAGCGGCCCTTCCCCCTCGACATGGCCGCCTTTGCCATCAGCATGGACCTCTTCATTCGGAATCCGCAAGCCATGTTCTCGTACGAGGTGCAGCGGGGCTATCAGGAGAGCGAGATCTTGAGGCACCTGACCACCAGGGATCAGCTGCAGCCGCTGGCCAATGGCTGTAGGGATGTCCTCGTTTGGCACACGCGCACCGAGAAGACCAAGCTGACCGCCGAGGAGGCGCTCTTGAAGAAGGGCAAGCGATCTGACGGCGGCATGGAGGTCTAG
- the LOC108013704 gene encoding uncharacterized protein, protein MAQQPSDKTKPKTDPKSRKLKFAGCCHLKDEALARLYKIDRLTDEELASVGLQRKSLIDDYRHLHELSQMRKWENGVRPARPAQTHRSRFSRMPQFRLQEYKPVKLYKFQLLNQLVHVMSFDKDSETIFNEKQFEFDADYHEDEEVQRLPAKERKRRRFESFCDHLDNMFICGDRNMAIDLVVDALIRLNRRRKLNPPTGPANPSRLLPVPRREY, encoded by the coding sequence ATGGCCCAGCAGCCGAGCGACAAGACCAAACCCAAGACCGATCCCAAGTCGCGAAAACTCAAGTTCGCCGGCTGTTGCCACCTGAAGGATGAGGCCCTGGCTCGTCTCTACAAGATCGACCGTCTGACCGACGAGGAGCTGGCCTCTGTGGGCCTGCAGCGCAAGTCCCTGATCGATGACTATCGCCATCTGCACGAGCTCTCGCAGATGAGGAAGTGGGAGAACGGAGTCCGCCCGGCTCGTCCGGCTCAAACCCATAGGAGCCGCTTCTCCCGAATGCCCCAGTTTCGCCTCCAGGAGTACAAGCCGGTCAAGTTGTATAAATTCCAGTTGCTCAACCAGTTGGTACACGTGATGAGTTTCGACAAGGATTCGGAGACCATATTCAATGAGAAGCAGTTCGAGTTCGATGCCGATTACCATGAGGACGAGGAGGTCCAGAGGCTGCCGGCCAAGGAGCGCAAGCGTCGCCGCTTCGAGTCCTTCTGCGACCATCTGGACAACATGTTCATCTGCGGCGATCGCAACATGGCCATCGACCTGGTCGTCGATGCCCTCATCCGTTTGAACAGGCGCCGCAAGCTGAACCCACCCACTGGGCCCGCCAATCCCAGTCGCCTCCTGCCGGTTCCCCGCCGGGAATACTAA